The sequence ATTCAGGTATGGGAGTGGCTCTACTCAAAGTCTGGCTTAACTGCTTGGTGGCAAGTTGAAGTGCTCCATTTAAAGTGGCGTGATCTCTAGAAAGCCAGCTGGGACTCATAAGGGGCTTCTGAAACGCCCCAAGAAGCCTCCATTCGGGAATTGGTTCCAGTTTGGGTACACAATGGGAACAATGGGAGAGTCTTAGACCTATCTCTCGAAGTATATGGACTGGTGTGCTAGCATCCAAGAGTTTAGCATGATATAACCAGGAATTATGATTTAAAGGTTTCCAAGTcgtagaatattttaaaaggcacttAACCTGCCAGGCAAGACTCTCCAGAGATGTTAGGCAGGACACCACAGGGTCCTCTTCTTCAGAGGAATCCCTCTCTTCTCCAGAACTCTCATTGAGGTAGTTAGcgttttcttcttcctcacttTCTGATTCTGATAATGGGTCAGGAGAGGGATTTCTAGGACCCATTAGAAAAGAACAACAGtatagaaaaaaggaatcagaagaAGGAAACAATCTAGGCCAGCAAAACACTAACATTGGCCAATAGaagcaaaagatgaaaaatccTTTCAATAAGATTCATTTGTCTGTTTCTCagtccattacacacacacaatattccTCTGGCTTGCTCTAGTGTGCAGTTCTTCAAGAATATGTTGTATATTCTTCATTTACAAAGAAGACAGTTCAGTTCTCAGGACCAGTTCA comes from Phacochoerus africanus isolate WHEZ1 chromosome 10, ROS_Pafr_v1, whole genome shotgun sequence and encodes:
- the DCAF16 gene encoding DDB1- and CUL4-associated factor 16: MLVFCWPRLFPSSDSFFLYCCSFLMGPRNPSPDPLSESESEEEENANYLNESSGEERDSSEEEDPVVSCLTSLESLAWQVKCLLKYSTTWKPLNHNSWLYHAKLLDASTPVHILREIGLRLSHCSHCVPKLEPIPEWRLLGAFQKPLMSPSWLSRDHATLNGALQLATKQLSQTLSRATPIPEYLRQIPNSCVSGCCCGWLTKTVKETTRTEPINTTYSYTDFQKAVNKLLTASL